One part of the SAR324 cluster bacterium genome encodes these proteins:
- a CDS encoding ribbon-helix-helix protein, CopG family yields MKLLQDLEQVAQAHGQNRSEAVLEALRTYVRKG; encoded by the coding sequence ATGAAATTGTTACAGGACTTAGAGCAAGTCGCCCAGGCACACGGACAAAATCGATCCGAAGCGGTTCTGGAAGCTCTTCGAACCTATGTGCGAAAGGGGTAA